One Mycolicibacter sp. MU0083 DNA window includes the following coding sequences:
- the ripD gene encoding NlpC/P60 family peptidoglycan-binding protein RipD, which translates to MKRVSATAIAVAAALAPVLGATPVHADPLSQTTSQNQLIERVLQRALSQRGVPFVYGGGDVNGPTNSARARAATTRSSLTDLAGRSVVPGVPPAAGNTAAGLPGVATGSTDEFPDTTTVGFDASGLIQYAFAGAGIKMPRTSGEQCSVGRKVPPAQALPGDLLCYGPGGSQSVALYLGNNQMIEGTSPAVAVSPARTSNMVPYLTRVLG; encoded by the coding sequence ATGAAACGCGTAAGCGCTACCGCGATCGCCGTAGCGGCGGCTTTGGCCCCCGTGCTCGGCGCCACCCCCGTGCACGCCGACCCGCTGTCCCAGACCACCAGCCAGAACCAGCTGATCGAGCGGGTGCTGCAGCGTGCGCTGTCGCAGCGCGGGGTGCCGTTCGTCTACGGCGGCGGCGACGTCAACGGGCCCACCAACAGTGCGCGGGCCCGCGCCGCGACCACCCGCAGTTCGCTCACCGATCTGGCGGGCCGCAGCGTCGTCCCGGGCGTTCCCCCGGCCGCCGGCAACACCGCCGCGGGCCTGCCGGGCGTCGCCACCGGGTCGACCGACGAGTTCCCCGATACCACCACCGTCGGCTTCGACGCGTCCGGCCTGATCCAGTACGCGTTCGCCGGTGCCGGCATCAAGATGCCCCGGACCTCCGGCGAACAGTGCAGCGTCGGACGCAAGGTGCCGCCCGCACAGGCCCTCCCCGGCGATCTGCTCTGCTACGGACCCGGTGGCAGCCAGAGCGTCGCGCTGTATCTGGGCAACAACCAGATGATCGAGGGCACCAGCCCGGCGGTCGCGGTCTCGCCCGCCCGTACCTCGAACATGGTTCCCTATCTGACCCGGGTGCTCGGCTAG
- a CDS encoding acyltransferase family protein: MIALSPPRRAVTPVVGSDSGPAAVLQPAPVMGTRKEGFYRHDLDGLRGIAIALVAVFHVWFGRVSGGVDVFLALSGFFFGGKLLRVALKPGSSLSPVPDLIRLVRRLLPALVVVLAGCAVLTVLIQPQTRWETFADQSLASLGYYQNWELARSAADYLQAGEAVSPLQHIWSMSVQGQFYLSFLLLIFGFAYLFRRALRSHLRTAFVVLLVALTAASFWYAIVAHQENQSLAYYNSFARAWELLLGALAGALIPYIRWPMWLRNTVATLALAAILSCGALIEGVREFPGPWALVPVGATVAFILAGANRQARPSTSGRLPWPNRWLAARPLVTLGSMAYSLYLWHWPLLIFWLSHTGHRDAGVLAGAVILLLSGVLAYLTLRFVEDPLRYRAPAATAATAVRPRWRRPAPGWWRRPTMVAGSTVVLLGVALTATSFSWREHVTVQRASGTELVKLSKDDYPGARALLKHKRVPKLRMRPTILEAKKDLPRSTRDGCISNFTNPDLVNCEYGDKEATRTVALAGGSHAEHWLPALDILGQRHHFKVVTYLKMGCPLSTEEAPIVMGSNAPYPQCRTWVENTMKTLIADHPDYVFTTATRPWNIKPGDVMPGTYIGIWKQLSDNNIPILGVRDTPWLLREDGTPFKPADCLASGGDADSCGMKRSQALVERNPTLDFTERFPLLKPLDLSDAVCDKEICRAVEGNVLVYHDSHHLSATYMRTMTGELGRQMGQATGWW; the protein is encoded by the coding sequence ATGATTGCCCTCTCCCCGCCGCGACGGGCGGTAACACCTGTTGTGGGATCCGATTCGGGGCCCGCTGCGGTCCTGCAGCCGGCCCCCGTGATGGGTACCCGCAAAGAGGGTTTCTACCGCCACGATCTCGATGGCCTGCGCGGCATCGCAATCGCCTTGGTGGCGGTGTTCCACGTCTGGTTCGGACGGGTATCCGGCGGAGTGGACGTGTTCCTGGCGCTGTCGGGTTTCTTCTTCGGCGGCAAACTGTTGCGGGTCGCGCTGAAACCGGGATCGTCGTTGTCGCCGGTCCCGGATCTGATCCGGCTGGTCCGCCGACTACTGCCGGCGCTGGTCGTGGTGCTGGCCGGCTGCGCAGTGCTGACCGTGCTGATCCAGCCGCAGACCCGCTGGGAGACCTTCGCCGATCAAAGCCTGGCCAGCCTGGGCTACTACCAGAACTGGGAGCTGGCCCGCAGCGCTGCCGACTATCTCCAGGCCGGTGAGGCGGTCAGTCCGCTCCAGCACATCTGGTCGATGTCGGTGCAGGGCCAGTTCTACCTCAGCTTCCTGCTGCTGATCTTCGGCTTCGCGTACTTGTTCCGGCGGGCCCTGCGCAGTCACCTGCGGACCGCCTTCGTGGTGCTGCTGGTGGCGCTGACGGCCGCCTCCTTCTGGTATGCGATCGTCGCGCACCAGGAGAACCAATCCCTGGCCTACTACAACAGTTTCGCCCGGGCGTGGGAGCTGCTGCTCGGTGCGCTGGCCGGCGCATTGATCCCCTATATCCGCTGGCCGATGTGGCTGCGCAACACCGTCGCCACGCTGGCGCTGGCGGCGATCCTGAGTTGTGGCGCGCTGATCGAGGGCGTGCGGGAGTTCCCGGGCCCGTGGGCGCTGGTGCCGGTCGGCGCCACCGTGGCGTTCATCCTCGCCGGGGCCAACCGCCAGGCGCGCCCGAGCACCAGCGGCCGGTTGCCGTGGCCCAATCGTTGGCTCGCGGCGCGCCCACTGGTGACGCTGGGCTCGATGGCCTACTCGCTGTACCTGTGGCACTGGCCGTTGCTGATCTTCTGGCTGTCGCACACCGGCCACCGTGACGCCGGGGTGCTCGCCGGCGCGGTGATCCTGCTGCTCTCCGGTGTCCTGGCCTACCTGACCCTGCGGTTCGTCGAGGATCCGCTGCGCTACCGCGCGCCGGCGGCAACCGCGGCGACGGCGGTTCGGCCGCGCTGGCGCCGGCCCGCGCCCGGCTGGTGGCGACGGCCGACCATGGTGGCGGGCTCGACGGTGGTGCTGCTGGGAGTGGCGCTGACCGCGACTTCGTTCTCCTGGCGCGAGCACGTCACCGTCCAGCGCGCCAGCGGCACCGAACTGGTCAAGCTGAGCAAGGACGACTATCCGGGCGCCCGCGCGCTGCTCAAGCACAAGCGGGTGCCCAAGCTCCGGATGCGGCCCACCATCTTGGAGGCCAAGAAGGACCTGCCGCGCTCCACCCGGGACGGCTGCATCTCCAATTTCACCAACCCGGATCTGGTCAACTGCGAATACGGCGACAAAGAGGCGACCCGGACCGTCGCGCTGGCCGGCGGCTCGCATGCCGAGCACTGGCTGCCCGCCCTGGACATCCTCGGTCAACGCCACCACTTCAAGGTGGTGACCTACCTCAAGATGGGCTGCCCGCTGTCGACCGAAGAGGCCCCGATCGTCATGGGCAGCAACGCCCCCTACCCGCAATGCCGCACCTGGGTAGAGAACACCATGAAGACCCTGATCGCCGATCACCCCGACTATGTCTTCACCACCGCCACCCGGCCCTGGAACATCAAACCCGGCGACGTCATGCCGGGAACCTACATCGGGATCTGGAAGCAACTGTCGGACAACAACATCCCGATCCTCGGAGTGCGTGACACCCCGTGGTTGCTCCGTGAGGACGGCACCCCGTTCAAGCCGGCCGACTGTCTGGCCTCGGGCGGCGACGCCGACTCGTGCGGAATGAAGCGGTCGCAGGCGCTGGTCGAGCGCAACCCCACCCTGGACTTCACCGAGCGGTTCCCGCTGCTCAAGCCGCTGGATCTCTCCGATGCCGTCTGCGACAAGGAGATCTGCCGGGCCGTGGAGGGCAACGTGCTGGTCTATCACGATTCCCACCACCTGTCGGCCACCTACATGCGCACCATGACCGGGGAGCTGGGCCGGCAGATGGGGCAGGCCACCGGCTGGTGGTGA
- the glgX gene encoding glycogen debranching protein GlgX, with translation MSPAESPRAWPGTPYPLGAVYDDAGTNFAVFSEVAEHVELCLIDDDGRTETRIDLDEVDGYVWHAYLPGVGPGQHYGFRVHGPFDPATGRRCDPGKLLLDPYGKAFDGDFDFGPELFSFDPADPDRETAPPALDSLGHTMTSVVIDPRFDWAGDRSPRTPYHETIIYEAHVKGMTQTHPGIPADLRGTYAGLAHPAIIEHLQSLNVTAIELMPVHQFLHDQRLLELGLRNYWGYNTFGFFAPHNEYASDRRAGGAVAEFKSMVQAFHRAGIEVILDVVYNHTAEGDHLGPTLNFRGIDNAAYYRLDEGDRRRYTDYTGTGNSLNARHPHTLQLIMDSLRYWVTEMHVDGFRFDLAATLARELHDVDRLSAFFDLVQQDPVVSQVKLIAEPWDVGEGGYQVGNFPGLWTEWNGKYRDTVRDYWRGEPETLGEFASRLTGSSDLYEATGRRPSASINFVTCHDGFTLADLVSYNEKHNEANGEDNRDGERHNRSWNCGVEGPTDDPAVLALREHQIRNIMATLLISQGTPMIAHGDEMGRTQHGNNNVYCQDSELSWMDWSLLERNADRLEFTRRMTALRAAHPVFRRRRFFEGRSICGDDEVHDIAWLTPAGHEMTQQDWGSEFGRCIMVFLNGDALPEPDARGRRIVDDSFLLCFNAGDTPVDFVTPDGDHAQVWTAVIDTADPIGGTDLVVDAGRTVTVAPRSLTVLCKSR, from the coding sequence GTGTCGCCTGCTGAGTCGCCCAGGGCCTGGCCCGGCACCCCCTACCCGCTCGGCGCGGTCTACGACGACGCCGGAACGAACTTCGCGGTCTTCTCCGAAGTCGCCGAGCACGTGGAACTCTGCCTGATCGACGACGACGGCCGAACCGAGACCCGTATCGACCTCGACGAGGTCGACGGATACGTCTGGCACGCCTATCTGCCCGGCGTCGGGCCCGGACAGCACTACGGATTCCGGGTGCACGGACCCTTCGACCCGGCGACGGGCCGGCGCTGCGATCCCGGCAAGCTGTTGCTGGATCCCTACGGCAAGGCCTTCGACGGCGACTTCGACTTCGGGCCGGAATTGTTCTCCTTCGATCCGGCAGATCCGGATCGCGAAACCGCTCCCCCGGCGCTCGATTCGTTGGGGCACACCATGACCAGCGTGGTGATCGACCCCCGCTTCGACTGGGCCGGCGACCGGTCACCGCGGACCCCCTACCACGAGACGATCATCTACGAGGCGCACGTCAAAGGCATGACCCAGACGCATCCGGGGATCCCGGCCGACCTGCGCGGCACCTACGCCGGCTTGGCCCACCCGGCGATCATCGAACACCTGCAGTCGCTCAACGTGACCGCGATCGAGTTGATGCCGGTCCACCAGTTCCTGCACGATCAGCGCCTGCTGGAGCTGGGTTTGCGAAACTACTGGGGGTACAACACCTTCGGATTCTTCGCCCCGCACAACGAGTACGCGTCCGACCGGCGGGCCGGTGGGGCGGTCGCCGAGTTCAAGTCCATGGTGCAGGCGTTTCACCGGGCCGGTATCGAAGTGATCCTCGACGTGGTCTACAACCACACCGCCGAAGGCGACCACCTCGGTCCCACACTGAACTTCCGGGGTATCGACAACGCCGCCTACTACCGTCTCGACGAGGGCGATCGACGCCGCTATACCGACTACACCGGTACCGGCAACAGTCTCAACGCCCGGCATCCGCACACCCTGCAGCTGATCATGGATTCGCTGCGCTACTGGGTGACCGAGATGCACGTCGACGGGTTCCGCTTCGACCTGGCCGCCACGTTGGCCCGGGAACTGCACGACGTCGACCGGTTGTCGGCGTTCTTCGACCTGGTGCAACAAGATCCGGTGGTCAGCCAGGTGAAGCTGATCGCCGAACCCTGGGACGTGGGCGAGGGCGGCTACCAGGTGGGCAACTTCCCCGGCCTGTGGACCGAATGGAACGGCAAGTACCGCGACACCGTGCGCGATTACTGGCGCGGCGAGCCGGAGACCCTCGGGGAGTTCGCCTCCCGGCTGACCGGATCCTCGGACCTGTACGAGGCGACCGGACGCCGGCCCAGTGCGAGCATCAACTTCGTGACCTGCCACGACGGGTTCACGTTGGCGGACCTGGTGTCCTACAACGAGAAACACAACGAGGCCAACGGCGAGGACAACCGCGACGGCGAGCGGCACAACCGGTCGTGGAACTGTGGAGTCGAAGGCCCCACCGACGACCCCGCCGTACTGGCCTTGCGTGAGCACCAGATCCGCAACATCATGGCCACCCTGCTGATCAGCCAGGGCACCCCGATGATCGCCCACGGCGACGAGATGGGCCGTACCCAACACGGCAACAACAACGTCTATTGCCAGGACTCCGAGCTGTCCTGGATGGACTGGTCGCTGCTCGAGCGCAACGCCGACCGACTGGAATTCACCCGGAGGATGACCGCCCTGCGCGCCGCGCACCCGGTGTTCCGACGGCGCCGGTTCTTCGAGGGCCGATCGATCTGCGGCGACGACGAGGTCCACGACATCGCCTGGCTCACCCCCGCCGGTCACGAGATGACCCAACAGGACTGGGGCAGTGAGTTCGGCCGGTGCATCATGGTTTTCCTCAACGGCGACGCACTGCCGGAACCCGATGCCCGCGGTCGGCGCATCGTCGACGATTCCTTCCTGCTGTGCTTCAACGCCGGCGACACCCCGGTCGACTTCGTCACGCCCGACGGCGACCACGCGCAGGTCTGGACCGCGGTGATCGATACCGCCGACCCCATCGGCGGCACCGATCTGGTGGTCGACGCCGGGCGGACCGTAACCGTGGCACCGCGCTCGCTGACCGTGCTGTGCAAGAGTCGGTGA
- the ilvA gene encoding threonine ammonia-lyase IlvA, with amino-acid sequence MSAELRQNPSGPNAGPSKTPPPGTLTAADIDASAKRIAGVVARTPLQHSDRLSALTGAEVYFKREDLQSVRSYKLRGAYNLLVQLSERELAAGVVCSSAGNHAQGFAYACRTLGVHGRVYVPAKTPKQKRDRIRYHGGEFIELIVGGATYDMAAEAAQADVERTGATLVPPYDDLRTMAGQGTIAVEILEQLGSEPDLVIVPVGGGGCISGITTYLAERTTGSAVLGVEPAGAASMMAALTAGELVTLDHVDQFVDGAAVKRAGALPYAVMAGAGDMVSVTTVDEGAVCTAMLDLYQNEGIIAEPAGALSVAALLEAEITPGSTVVCLISGGNNDVSRYGEILERSLVHLGLKHYFLVDFPQEPGALRRFLDEVLGPGDDITLFEYVKRNNRDTGEALVGIQLSSAADLDGLLARMRSSELHVETLDPGSAAYRYLL; translated from the coding sequence GTGTCCGCCGAACTGCGCCAGAACCCGAGTGGCCCCAACGCCGGCCCGTCGAAGACCCCGCCGCCGGGGACTTTGACCGCGGCCGATATCGATGCGTCGGCCAAGCGGATCGCCGGGGTGGTCGCACGCACCCCGCTGCAGCACAGCGACCGCCTTTCGGCGTTGACCGGCGCCGAGGTGTACTTCAAACGCGAGGATCTGCAGTCGGTGCGGTCCTACAAGCTGCGCGGTGCCTACAACCTGTTGGTGCAGCTCAGCGAGCGGGAGCTGGCCGCGGGCGTGGTCTGTTCGTCGGCCGGTAACCATGCGCAGGGCTTCGCCTACGCCTGCCGCACGCTCGGCGTCCACGGCCGGGTGTACGTGCCGGCCAAGACCCCGAAGCAGAAGCGTGATCGCATCCGGTATCACGGTGGGGAATTCATCGAGCTGATCGTCGGTGGGGCGACCTACGACATGGCCGCCGAGGCCGCGCAGGCCGATGTCGAGCGCACCGGTGCAACCCTGGTGCCGCCCTACGACGACCTGCGGACGATGGCCGGGCAGGGCACCATCGCCGTGGAGATCCTCGAACAGCTCGGCAGCGAACCGGATCTGGTGATCGTCCCGGTCGGCGGCGGGGGTTGCATCTCCGGCATCACGACATACCTGGCGGAGCGGACCACCGGCAGTGCCGTACTGGGAGTCGAACCGGCCGGTGCCGCATCGATGATGGCCGCGCTGACCGCCGGCGAGCTGGTGACCCTGGATCATGTCGACCAGTTCGTCGACGGCGCGGCGGTCAAACGGGCCGGGGCACTGCCCTATGCGGTCATGGCCGGCGCCGGCGACATGGTCTCGGTGACCACCGTCGACGAAGGCGCGGTCTGCACCGCGATGCTGGACCTCTACCAGAACGAGGGGATCATCGCCGAGCCCGCGGGCGCCCTGTCGGTGGCCGCACTGCTGGAGGCGGAGATCACCCCGGGCTCGACGGTGGTGTGCCTGATCTCCGGTGGCAACAACGACGTCTCCCGGTACGGCGAGATCTTGGAGCGCTCGCTGGTGCATCTGGGCCTCAAGCACTATTTCCTGGTCGACTTCCCGCAGGAGCCCGGTGCGCTACGGCGCTTCCTCGACGAGGTGCTCGGGCCCGGCGACGACATCACCCTGTTCGAATACGTCAAACGCAACAACCGGGACACCGGGGAGGCGTTGGTCGGTATACAGCTGAGTTCCGCGGCAGACCTCGACGGGCTGTTGGCGCGGATGCGCAGTTCGGAACTGCACGTCGAAACCCTCGACCCGGGTTCGGCGGCGTATCGCTATCTGCTCTGA
- a CDS encoding nitroreductase family deazaflavin-dependent oxidoreductase, protein MPLSGEYEPSPIDFPREHVERIVSSGGTEGTELKGKPVVILTTVGAKTGKLRKIPLMRVEHDGRYAVVASLGGAPKNPVWYYNVVANPRVELQDGPAVGDYDAREVFGDEKALWWERAVAAWPDYADYQTKTDRPIPLFVLTPVG, encoded by the coding sequence ATGCCTCTGAGCGGAGAATACGAACCCAGCCCCATCGACTTCCCCCGAGAGCACGTCGAGAGGATCGTCTCCTCGGGCGGCACCGAAGGCACCGAGTTGAAGGGCAAACCGGTCGTCATTCTGACCACGGTGGGCGCCAAGACCGGCAAGCTGCGCAAGATCCCGCTGATGCGCGTAGAGCACGACGGCCGGTACGCGGTGGTGGCCTCGCTCGGCGGCGCCCCGAAGAACCCGGTCTGGTACTACAACGTCGTCGCGAATCCGCGGGTCGAACTCCAGGACGGTCCCGCCGTCGGTGACTACGACGCCCGCGAGGTGTTCGGTGACGAGAAGGCGCTGTGGTGGGAGCGGGCCGTCGCCGCATGGCCGGACTATGCCGACTACCAGACCAAGACCGATCGTCCGATCCCGCTGTTCGTACTGACCCCGGTGGGCTGA
- the fadD11 gene encoding fatty acid--CoA ligase FadD11, producing MTGTPPPATLCEAFQRTSAIDPDAVAVRTVGDGQTLTWRDYAEQVRGVAAGLAGLGVRRGDTVSLMMSNRVEFYPLEVGAQHAGATSFSVYNTLPPEQIGYLLGNAGTKVMICEAAYVDTIRASGAAVDHIVCVDGQPAGTLSVADLLAAAPDDFDFEGTWRAVEPDDVVTLIYTSGTTGLPKGVEMTHTNLLFEAAALDAVLGVRFGDRITSYLPSAHIADRAMALYNQEIAGVQVTVVPDVRQIGAALSDVRPTIWGAVPRVWEKLKAATEFAVAAEADENRRAALQWALGVGAKRSEALLAGEPVSESVAAEWAQADELVLSKLRAKLGLDELRWAVSGAAPIPKETLGFFAGIGIPICEVWGMSELSCVASTAHPRDARLGTVGKLLPGLEGRIADDGEFLVRGPLVMRGYRKEPEKTAEAVDADGWLHTGDILEQDADGYLRVVDRKKELIINAAGKNMSPANIENAVLASCPMIGAMVTIGDSRPYNTALMVFDADSVAPYAAAHGVAEATPEALAADPGVIAAIAAGVAEGNAKLSRVEQIKRFRVLPQLWEPGGEEVTLTMKLKRRPIAAKYAAEIEGLYAADPDPAVHEPSP from the coding sequence ATGACGGGAACACCGCCGCCGGCAACCCTGTGCGAGGCGTTTCAACGCACCAGTGCCATCGATCCCGACGCGGTGGCCGTCCGTACCGTCGGTGATGGTCAGACGCTCACCTGGCGCGACTACGCCGAGCAGGTGCGCGGGGTCGCGGCGGGGTTGGCCGGCCTCGGGGTACGGCGCGGCGACACGGTGTCGCTGATGATGTCCAACCGCGTGGAGTTCTATCCGCTGGAAGTCGGCGCCCAGCATGCGGGCGCCACCTCGTTCTCGGTGTACAACACTCTGCCGCCCGAGCAGATCGGTTATCTGCTGGGCAATGCCGGGACCAAGGTCATGATCTGCGAGGCCGCCTACGTCGACACGATCCGCGCCAGCGGTGCGGCGGTCGACCACATCGTGTGCGTGGACGGGCAGCCGGCAGGCACCCTGTCGGTCGCCGACCTGTTGGCCGCTGCTCCCGACGATTTCGACTTCGAAGGCACCTGGCGTGCGGTGGAACCCGATGATGTGGTCACCCTGATCTACACCTCCGGCACCACCGGCCTGCCCAAGGGGGTGGAGATGACTCACACCAACCTGCTGTTCGAGGCGGCCGCCCTCGACGCGGTGCTGGGAGTGCGCTTCGGCGACCGGATCACCTCCTACCTGCCGTCGGCGCACATCGCCGACCGGGCGATGGCGCTGTACAACCAAGAGATCGCCGGGGTGCAGGTCACCGTGGTGCCCGACGTCCGCCAGATCGGCGCGGCACTGTCGGATGTGCGGCCCACGATTTGGGGTGCGGTGCCGCGGGTCTGGGAGAAGCTCAAGGCGGCAACCGAATTCGCCGTCGCCGCGGAAGCCGATGAGAACCGGCGGGCCGCGTTGCAGTGGGCGCTCGGGGTGGGGGCGAAGCGGTCGGAGGCGCTGCTGGCCGGCGAACCGGTTTCCGAGTCCGTGGCAGCGGAATGGGCGCAGGCCGACGAACTGGTGTTATCGAAGCTGCGGGCGAAGCTGGGGTTGGACGAGTTGCGGTGGGCGGTGTCGGGTGCGGCGCCGATTCCCAAGGAGACCCTGGGTTTCTTCGCCGGCATCGGGATCCCGATCTGCGAGGTATGGGGGATGTCGGAACTGAGCTGTGTGGCCTCGACCGCGCACCCACGGGACGCCCGGCTCGGGACCGTCGGAAAACTGTTGCCCGGTTTGGAGGGCCGCATCGCCGACGACGGCGAATTCCTGGTGCGCGGGCCACTGGTGATGCGGGGCTACCGCAAGGAACCCGAGAAGACCGCCGAAGCGGTCGACGCCGACGGCTGGCTGCACACCGGTGACATCCTCGAGCAGGACGCCGACGGCTACCTGCGCGTGGTGGACCGCAAGAAGGAGCTCATCATCAATGCGGCGGGGAAGAACATGTCCCCGGCCAATATCGAGAACGCGGTGCTGGCGTCGTGCCCGATGATCGGGGCCATGGTCACCATCGGCGATTCCCGGCCCTACAACACCGCGTTGATGGTGTTCGACGCCGACTCGGTGGCGCCCTATGCGGCTGCCCACGGGGTGGCGGAGGCGACGCCGGAAGCGTTGGCCGCCGACCCCGGGGTGATCGCCGCGATCGCGGCCGGCGTGGCCGAGGGCAATGCCAAGCTGTCCCGGGTAGAACAGATCAAGCGTTTCCGGGTGTTGCCGCAGTTGTGGGAGCCCGGCGGTGAGGAGGTGACCCTCACGATGAAGCTGAAACGGCGGCCCATCGCCGCGAAGTACGCCGCCGAGATCGAGGGCCTCTATGCCGCCGATCCCGATCCCGCGGTGCACGAGCCGTCGCCGTAA
- a CDS encoding enoyl-CoA hydratase/isomerase family protein → MESLESTTIEVTADGARGAITLNRPEKLNPLSTVALEELVAAARWFDARPTVKVVVVSGNGRAFSAGADLAAFAAAADGAGAIREAADAGRRMAEAVEAMRAVTVARLHGHCIGGGVVLAAACDLRVAADDTRFSIPEVDLGIPLAWGGIPRLVREIGPALTKELVMTCRPFGAAEAKAAGFLNRVVPAAELDAEVEELVGGLAGRSALTLGGTKRQVNAVTEGMVVTARSWNDADALVTAVHDAESQACAMAYLERISRR, encoded by the coding sequence ATGGAATCGTTGGAGTCCACCACGATCGAGGTGACAGCGGACGGAGCCCGCGGCGCGATCACCCTGAACCGCCCGGAGAAGCTCAACCCGCTGAGCACGGTGGCGCTCGAGGAACTGGTGGCGGCGGCCCGCTGGTTCGACGCGCGGCCAACGGTCAAGGTCGTGGTGGTGTCCGGCAACGGCCGGGCGTTCTCGGCGGGTGCGGATCTGGCGGCCTTCGCGGCGGCCGCAGACGGTGCCGGGGCGATCCGGGAGGCGGCGGACGCCGGACGGCGGATGGCCGAAGCAGTCGAGGCCATGCGGGCGGTCACCGTGGCCCGTCTGCACGGCCATTGCATCGGGGGCGGGGTGGTGTTGGCCGCGGCCTGCGACTTGCGGGTGGCCGCCGACGACACCCGGTTCTCGATCCCGGAGGTCGATCTCGGCATCCCCTTGGCCTGGGGCGGCATCCCGCGGCTGGTCCGGGAGATCGGTCCGGCGCTGACCAAGGAACTGGTGATGACCTGCCGCCCGTTCGGTGCCGCGGAGGCGAAAGCGGCCGGATTCCTCAACCGGGTGGTTCCCGCGGCCGAGCTCGACGCCGAAGTCGAGGAACTGGTGGGCGGCCTGGCCGGCAGATCCGCCCTCACCCTGGGGGGCACCAAACGCCAGGTCAATGCGGTGACCGAGGGAATGGTGGTGACCGCTCGTAGTTGGAACGACGCCGACGCGCTGGTCACGGCGGTGCACGACGCCGAATCGCAGGCCTGCGCGATGGCGTATCTGGAACGGATCAGTCGCCGCTGA
- a CDS encoding class I SAM-dependent methyltransferase produces the protein MSIAVTEFSLVEQTAFLTAYARALDYRSPAPILGDEFSERVVGLIDYDFAAFRIPASVVRQTALRAKMLDDRVRAYTTANPEAVVVDLGAGLNEPLARVQPPAGVDWFSIDLPRVMTLRAEVVPTQAPEHPIAADLTGSDWTAAIPAGRPTLLLADGLFAFLSEPQVIALLGHAVDHFGTGELLFNDYGRVGPLSSLSMKLAPRGMFSVLRHVWANPGFTDPRTPQRWEPRLRLVEQACLAHAAEVDAFPGPARAMTRVAGRFKSVAGRARVLRYKF, from the coding sequence ATGTCGATTGCCGTCACCGAGTTCAGCCTGGTCGAGCAGACAGCGTTCCTGACCGCCTATGCCCGGGCGCTCGACTACCGCTCGCCCGCCCCGATCCTCGGCGACGAGTTCTCCGAACGGGTGGTCGGCTTGATCGACTACGACTTCGCCGCGTTCCGGATACCGGCGAGTGTGGTGCGGCAGACCGCTTTGCGCGCCAAGATGCTCGACGACCGGGTGCGGGCCTACACCACCGCGAACCCGGAGGCGGTGGTGGTCGACCTCGGCGCCGGACTCAACGAACCGTTGGCCCGGGTGCAGCCGCCGGCCGGCGTCGACTGGTTCAGCATCGACCTGCCGCGGGTGATGACATTGCGTGCCGAGGTGGTGCCCACGCAGGCGCCGGAGCATCCGATCGCCGCAGATCTGACCGGCAGCGACTGGACGGCGGCGATCCCGGCCGGTCGGCCGACCCTGCTGCTGGCCGACGGCCTGTTCGCGTTCCTGTCCGAACCCCAGGTCATCGCCCTGCTCGGCCATGCCGTCGATCACTTCGGGACCGGTGAGTTGCTCTTCAACGACTACGGCCGGGTCGGGCCGCTGAGTTCGTTGTCGATGAAGCTGGCTCCGCGTGGCATGTTCAGCGTGCTGCGCCATGTGTGGGCCAATCCGGGGTTCACCGATCCGCGGACCCCGCAGCGCTGGGAACCGCGCCTTCGGCTGGTCGAACAGGCCTGCCTGGCGCATGCCGCGGAAGTCGATGCGTTTCCCGGACCCGCCCGCGCTATGACCCGGGTTGCCGGCCGGTTCAAGTCGGTGGCCGGCAGAGCCCGGGTGTTGCGCTACAAGTTCTGA